Proteins from one Planctomyces sp. SH-PL62 genomic window:
- a CDS encoding TIGR00300 family protein, whose protein sequence is MAGVERENRRETRTTEVAEEIEVRGHIIDSLLLPKILDRILQMGGAFEIRECRIGERRTDPSYARIDVRAGSPRALAEILGDLVEHGASPVNLEDARVVPADVATAFPEDFYSTTNQRTQVRVNGVWIDVEDQEMDCGIAIDAQAARARCIPMVHVALGTPIVVGYSGIRVLPEERPRETSLFGFMSSNVSSEKPKAVSLQGVADGIRATRAAGKKVLLVGGPAIVHTGSAAHVARLIREGWIQTLFAGNALATHDVEQALYGTSLGVSIARGESLEHGHEHHLRAINTIRRLGSLKAAVDRGVVASGIMYECVKHEVDLVLAGSIRDDGPLPDVITDALQAQDRMREAVREVGFALCIATALHSIATGNLLPSWVKVVCVDINPATVTKLADRGSFQTIGIVTDVEPFLRSLAVELTADRGASGL, encoded by the coding sequence ATGGCGGGCGTGGAGAGGGAGAACAGGCGCGAGACGCGGACGACCGAGGTGGCCGAGGAGATCGAGGTCCGGGGGCACATCATCGACTCCTTGCTGCTCCCCAAGATCCTCGACCGGATCCTCCAGATGGGAGGCGCGTTCGAGATCCGCGAGTGCCGCATCGGCGAGAGGCGCACCGACCCGAGCTACGCCCGGATCGACGTCCGCGCCGGGTCGCCCCGGGCGCTCGCCGAGATCCTCGGCGACCTCGTCGAGCACGGGGCCTCGCCGGTCAACCTCGAAGACGCTCGGGTCGTCCCGGCGGACGTCGCCACGGCGTTCCCGGAAGACTTCTACAGCACGACCAACCAGCGGACCCAGGTCCGGGTGAACGGCGTCTGGATCGACGTCGAGGATCAGGAGATGGACTGCGGCATCGCGATCGACGCCCAGGCCGCCCGCGCCCGCTGCATCCCGATGGTCCACGTCGCGCTCGGGACGCCGATCGTCGTCGGGTATTCGGGGATCCGCGTCCTGCCCGAGGAGCGGCCGCGCGAGACCTCGCTCTTCGGCTTCATGAGTTCCAACGTGTCGAGCGAGAAGCCGAAGGCGGTGAGCCTGCAAGGCGTGGCCGACGGCATCCGGGCGACCCGCGCGGCGGGCAAGAAGGTGCTGCTCGTCGGCGGCCCGGCGATCGTCCACACGGGCTCCGCGGCGCACGTCGCCCGGCTGATCCGCGAGGGCTGGATCCAGACCCTGTTCGCCGGCAACGCGCTGGCGACCCACGACGTGGAACAGGCCCTCTACGGCACCAGCCTGGGGGTCTCGATCGCCCGCGGCGAGAGCCTGGAGCACGGCCACGAGCACCACCTGCGGGCCATCAACACGATCCGCCGGCTGGGGAGCCTGAAGGCCGCCGTCGACCGGGGAGTCGTCGCGTCGGGCATCATGTACGAATGCGTCAAGCACGAGGTCGACCTCGTCCTCGCCGGCTCGATCCGCGACGACGGCCCCCTGCCCGACGTGATCACCGACGCGCTCCAGGCGCAGGACCGGATGCGGGAGGCCGTGCGGGAGGTCGGCTTCGCGCTCTGCATCGCGACGGCCCTGCACTCGATCGCCACGGGCAACCTGCTCCCCTCGTGGGTCAAGGTCGTCTGCGTGGACATCAACCCCGCCACCGTGACCAAGCTGGCCGACCGGGGCTCGTTCCAGACGATCGGGATCGTCACGGACGTCGAGCCGTTCCTCCGCTCGCTGGCCGTCGAACTGACCGCCGACCGGGGTGCCTCCGGCCTCTGA
- a CDS encoding DUF1573 domain-containing protein: MTRRRMIAALAGCLAACLIGVSPSHAANWADSLFAEKAHHFGPVPRGAKVKHEFVLTNRLGEPVTILNLRPSCGCTSGRASASTVNPGESAVVEAQMDTRNFLGEKATILFATLVTASGREAEVRLHVTSHILADIVLNPGSIDFGTVVKGQAGAQSLTIDRINGTNWRFERMVSASRAITAQLVETKRDAAGAVSYRLDVAIKPDAPAGPIRDEIRLMSNDREARSVPVMVTGWVRGDLSASPSLLTMGEVVSAEGKQGKFIIRASQPFAITGVEGVGDGFSVTPPDGSRKAMHILSVAYKPDEGTTRGDLRHVFRVSTDIPGEPPLDLTATVHVAP, from the coding sequence ATGACTCGGCGCAGGATGATCGCGGCCCTCGCGGGCTGCTTGGCGGCGTGCTTGATCGGTGTTTCGCCGTCCCACGCGGCGAACTGGGCGGACTCCCTGTTCGCCGAGAAGGCCCACCATTTCGGACCGGTCCCCCGGGGCGCCAAGGTCAAGCACGAGTTCGTGCTGACCAACCGCCTGGGAGAGCCGGTGACGATCCTCAATCTCCGGCCGTCCTGCGGCTGCACCAGCGGACGGGCGAGCGCCTCGACGGTCAATCCCGGCGAGTCGGCCGTGGTCGAAGCCCAGATGGACACGCGGAACTTCCTGGGCGAGAAGGCCACGATCCTGTTCGCGACGCTGGTGACGGCCAGCGGGCGCGAGGCCGAGGTGCGTTTGCACGTCACCTCGCACATCCTGGCCGACATCGTGCTGAATCCCGGCTCGATCGACTTTGGCACCGTCGTCAAGGGTCAGGCCGGGGCCCAGAGCCTGACGATCGACCGGATCAACGGGACGAACTGGCGGTTCGAGCGGATGGTCTCGGCCAGCCGGGCGATCACGGCGCAGCTCGTGGAGACCAAGCGCGACGCCGCCGGCGCGGTGTCGTACCGCCTGGACGTCGCCATCAAGCCCGACGCCCCCGCCGGGCCGATCCGCGACGAGATCCGGTTGATGAGCAACGATCGCGAGGCCCGCAGCGTCCCCGTCATGGTGACCGGCTGGGTCCGCGGCGATCTGTCGGCGTCCCCCTCGCTCCTGACGATGGGCGAGGTGGTCTCGGCCGAGGGGAAGCAGGGCAAGTTCATCATCCGGGCCTCGCAGCCGTTCGCCATCACCGGCGTCGAGGGCGTCGGCGACGGATTCTCGGTGACGCCCCCCGACGGCTCCCGCAAGGCGATGCACATCCTGTCCGTCGCCTACAAGCCCGACGAAGGGACGACCCGGGGCGATCTCCGGCACGTCTTCCGCGTCTCGACCGACATCCCCGGCGAGCCCCCGCTCGACCTCACCGCGACGGTCCACGTCGCCCCCTGA
- a CDS encoding ferredoxin — MADLALKSPENATGRFYVDENCIDCDLCHETAPGVFARNEDEGRSYVARQPQTPEEEELCREALESCPVDAIGDDG, encoded by the coding sequence ATGGCCGATCTCGCGTTGAAATCCCCGGAGAACGCAACAGGTCGCTTCTACGTCGATGAGAACTGCATTGACTGCGACCTATGCCACGAAACCGCGCCCGGCGTCTTCGCCCGGAACGAGGACGAGGGCCGCAGCTACGTGGCCCGCCAGCCCCAGACCCCCGAGGAGGAGGAACTCTGCCGCGAGGCGCTGGAGTCCTGCCCTGTCGATGCCATCGGCGACGACGGCTGA
- the ilvC gene encoding ketol-acid reductoisomerase — MPAQMYYDQDADLSLLKGKTVAIIGYGSQGHAHAQNLRDSGCNVVVGQRPGSANYDLAVDHGFKPVSAAEAAAAGDLVNMLLPDEVQGDIYNQDVKPNLKSGDLLLCSHGFNIHFGQVVPPKGVDSALVAPKGPGHLVRSEYVRGGGVPCLIATADDCSAEGKALALAYAKGIGGARAGVLQTTFAEETETDLFGEQVVLCGGLSALLKMGYETLVEAGYQEESAYFECVHELKLIVDLIYQGGLDYMRYSISNTAEYGDYIRGEQIITEETRAAMRRALKEIRSGQFAREWILENKANRPYFNARKQLERQHPVEVVGKRLRALMPWIKAKTV, encoded by the coding sequence ATGCCCGCCCAGATGTATTACGACCAGGACGCCGATCTCTCGCTGCTCAAAGGCAAGACGGTGGCGATCATCGGCTACGGCAGCCAGGGGCACGCGCACGCCCAGAACCTGCGCGACTCGGGCTGCAACGTGGTCGTCGGCCAGCGGCCGGGTTCCGCGAATTACGACCTGGCCGTGGACCACGGCTTCAAGCCGGTCTCGGCGGCCGAGGCGGCGGCGGCGGGCGACCTGGTCAACATGCTGCTCCCGGACGAGGTCCAGGGCGACATCTACAACCAGGACGTGAAGCCCAACCTGAAGTCGGGCGACCTGCTCCTCTGCTCCCACGGCTTCAACATCCACTTCGGCCAGGTCGTCCCGCCGAAGGGTGTGGACAGCGCCCTGGTGGCCCCCAAGGGCCCCGGCCACCTGGTCCGCAGCGAGTACGTCCGTGGCGGCGGCGTCCCCTGCCTCATCGCCACCGCCGACGACTGTTCGGCCGAGGGCAAGGCGCTGGCCCTGGCCTACGCCAAGGGGATCGGCGGCGCCCGCGCCGGCGTCCTCCAGACGACCTTCGCCGAGGAGACCGAGACCGACCTGTTCGGCGAGCAGGTCGTCCTCTGCGGCGGCCTCAGCGCCCTCTTGAAGATGGGCTATGAGACGCTGGTCGAGGCCGGCTACCAGGAGGAGAGCGCCTACTTCGAGTGCGTCCACGAGCTGAAGCTGATCGTCGACCTGATCTATCAGGGCGGCCTCGATTACATGCGGTACAGCATATCGAACACGGCCGAGTACGGCGACTACATCCGGGGCGAGCAGATCATCACCGAGGAGACCCGCGCCGCCATGCGACGGGCGCTCAAGGAGATCCGCTCGGGCCAGTTCGCTCGCGAGTGGATCCTGGAGAACAAGGCCAACCGGCCTTACTTCAACGCCCGCAAGCAGCTGGAGCGTCAGCACCCGGTCGAGGTCGTCGGCAAGCGTCTGCGGGCCCTGATGCCGTGGATCAAGGCCAAGACCGTCTGA